In Solea senegalensis isolate Sse05_10M linkage group LG6, IFAPA_SoseM_1, whole genome shotgun sequence, one genomic interval encodes:
- the LOC122770742 gene encoding keratin, type I cytoskeletal 13-like, which translates to MTLYRTGFSSLSSSSMPLMSSRRGAGSVYGGSGGRNARVSYASNGLGSSGLDLSSALGGGGGSGGSERVTMQNLNDRLATYLDKVRTLETTNAQLERQIREWYDKQTPTVKDYSKYQAIIDGLRQKISAATQDNARMMLQIDNARLAGEDFRIKFENEMAMRMSVETDIAGLRKVLDELTMARSDLEMQIEGLKEELVYLKKNHEEELAALRGQVNSSSVNVEVEARPHQDLNGVLDEIRSQYEGIAEKNRRDMEAWYKVKFDELNKQVASSTESLQTSRSEINELKRTLQALQIELHSQLSLKSALEGTLSETESRYSLQLSQLQTMVNSLENELSQMRADIERQSAAYQELLDIKTRLELEIAEYRRLLDGEEIITVNTTPAPPQSIKTQRRRILIEEIVDGKVVSRTEDVNEEVLK; encoded by the exons ATGACCCTCTACCGCACCGGATTTTcatccttgtcctcctcctcaatGCCGCTCATGAGCTCCAGACGCGGCGCCGGCAGCGTCTACGGCGGCTCAGGTGGTCGAAACGCCCGGGTGTCCTACGCCTCCAACGGCCTCGGCAGCTCCGGCCTTGACCTGTCATCAGCGCTCGGCGGTGGCGGAGGGAGCGGCGGCAGCGAGAGAGTGACCATGCAGAACCTCAACGACCGCCTGGCCACGTACCTGGACAAGGTGCGCACTCTGGAGACCACCAATGCGCAGCTGGAGCGTCAGATCCGCGAGTGGTACGACAAGCAGACCCCGACTGTCAAAGACTACAGCAAGTACCAGGCCATCATCGACGGCCTGCGCCAGAAG ATAAGTGCTGCCACACAGGACAATGCCAGGATGATGCTGCAGATTGACAACGCCAGACTGGCAGGAGAAGACTTCAGAATCAA GTTTGAGAACGAGATGGCGATGCGCATGTCGGTGGAGACGGACATCGCCGGTCTGCGCAAGGTCCTGGACGAGCTGACCATGGCTCGCTCCGACCTGGAGATGCAGATCGAGGGCCTGAAGGAAGAGCTGGTCTACCTGAAGAAGAACCATGAAGAG GAGCTTGCAGCCTTGCGCGGCCAAGTGAATTCCAGCTCTGTGAATGTGGAGGTGGAAGCGAGACCCCACCAAGACCTGAACGGAGTCCTGGATGAGATCAGAAGTCAGTATGAGGGCATCGCGGAGAAGAACCGCCGCGATATGGAGGCGTGGTACAAAGTCAAG TTCGACGAGCTGAACAAGCAGGTGGCGTCGAGCACCGAGAGTCTCCAGACGTCCCGCAGTGAGATCAACGAGCTGAAGCGAACGCTGCAGGCGCTGCAGATAGAGCTGCACTCCCAACTCAGTCTG AAATCTGCCTTGGAGGGAACTCTGTCGGAGACGGAGTCCCGTTACAGCCTGCAGCTGAGCCAGCTCCAGACCATGGTCAACAGCCTGGAGAACGAGCTGAGCCAGATGAGGGCCGACATCGAGAGGCAGTCCGCCGCCTACCAGGAGCTTCTGGACATCAAGACCAGGCTGGAGCTGGAGATCGCCGAGTACAGGAGGCTGTTGGATGGAGAGGAGATAAT CACTGTAAATACCACACCAGCGCCAC CTCAATCAATCAAAACCCAGAGAAGGAGGATTTTGATTGAGGAGATCGTTGACGGTAAAGTGGTGTCCCGCACAGAAGACGTGAACGAAGAGGTCCTCAAATAG